One genomic window of Trachemys scripta elegans isolate TJP31775 chromosome 15, CAS_Tse_1.0, whole genome shotgun sequence includes the following:
- the RAB35 gene encoding ras-related protein Rab-35, protein MARDYDHLFKLLIIGDSGVGKSSLLLRFADNTFSGSYITTIGVDFKIRTVEINGEKVKLQIWDTAGQERFRTITSTYYRGTHGVIVVYDVTSAESFVNVKRWLHEINQNCDDVCRILVGNKNDDPERKVVETEDAYKFAGQMGIQLFETSAKENINVEEMFNCITELVLRAKKENLAKQQQQQQNDVVKLTKNSKRKKRCC, encoded by the exons ATGGCTAGAGACTACGATCACCTCTTCAAGCTGCTCATCATCGGCGACAGCG gtgTTGGCAAAAGCAGTTTGCTGTTACGCTTCGCAGATAACACTTTCTCAG GCAGCTACATTACCACAATTGGAGTGGATTTTAAAATCCGGACAGTTGAGATTAATGGAGAGAAGGTGAAGCTACAGATATGGGACACAGCTGGACAAGAGCGTTTCCGGACTATCACATCAAC GTATTACAGAGGGACACATGGAGTCATTGTTGTCTATGATGTCACCAGTGCAGAATCCTTTGTGAATGTAAAGCGGTGGTTACATGAAATTAACCAAAACTGTGATGATGTCTGCCGGATACTGG tggGAAATAAGAATGATGACCCAGAGCGGAAAGTGGTGGAGACGGAAGATGCCTATAAATTTGCCGGGCAGATGGGGATCCAACTGTTTGAGACCAGCGCCAAAGAAAACATTAATGTGGAAGAG ATGTTTAATTGCATTACAGAGCTGGTTCTGCgagcaaagaaagaaaacttagcaaagcagcaacagcaacaacagAACGACGTGGTGAAGCTAACTAAGAACAGTAAAAGGAAGAAGCGGTGCTGCTAA